Proteins from one Pontibacter korlensis genomic window:
- a CDS encoding acyl-[acyl-carrier-protein] thioesterase: MKSYPGKSTFTVRSNEIDYRGQATLPALVSYMQEAAWANTRAMGISMYDLLERGLTWVLQRMRIEMFRYPGHNDEITVKTWASGRERVFLHRDFRIYNGKQELLGQATSVWLVMDVVKRQLVSVPDFIMDVEVVPGSEPLPFAKGKLPQLQEVQYKQQVPVRWHDIDLNRHVTNTRYLQWALDSLPLEVLEQKQLQQVDIIFKAESMLGETVTSAVGPGTENGHVYLHKLASQENGKELVQAKTEWRELEN; this comes from the coding sequence ATGAAATCATACCCTGGGAAAAGTACCTTCACCGTTCGCTCTAACGAGATAGATTACCGGGGGCAGGCAACGCTGCCGGCACTGGTGAGTTACATGCAGGAGGCTGCCTGGGCGAACACCCGTGCCATGGGCATCTCGATGTACGACCTGCTGGAGCGGGGGCTGACGTGGGTGCTGCAGCGCATGCGTATAGAGATGTTCCGCTATCCTGGCCATAACGATGAGATTACTGTCAAAACCTGGGCTTCAGGGCGGGAGCGCGTGTTTCTGCACCGCGATTTCAGGATTTATAACGGAAAACAGGAGCTACTAGGGCAGGCTACTAGTGTGTGGCTGGTAATGGATGTGGTAAAGCGACAACTGGTATCGGTGCCCGACTTTATCATGGATGTGGAGGTAGTGCCGGGAAGTGAGCCGCTACCGTTTGCCAAAGGCAAGTTGCCACAGCTGCAGGAAGTACAGTACAAACAGCAGGTGCCGGTGCGCTGGCACGACATCGATCTGAACCGGCACGTAACCAACACCCGCTATCTGCAGTGGGCCCTAGACTCGCTGCCGCTAGAGGTGCTGGAGCAAAAGCAGCTACAGCAGGTAGATATTATATTCAAAGCAGAAAGTATGCTGGGTGAAACCGTAACGTCGGCGGTAGGGCCAGGTACAGAGAACGGGCATGTGTACCTCCACAAACTCGCCAGCCAAGAGAACGGCAAAGAGCTGGTACAGGCCAAGACAGAATGGAGGGAGTTAGAGAATTAA
- a CDS encoding LemA family protein translates to MKKLFFYLIGFVILASQSSCGYNTMVQKDETVESQWANVQNAYQRRADLVPNLVNTVKGAANFERETLTDVIEARAKATSVNISPDNLTPENIQQFQQAQGELSGALSRLLVSVERYPELKANQNFLELQAQLEGTENRIAVERRKFNEAVQDYNSYIRSFPRNFIAGMFDFERKGYFEAEAGAQQAPTVEF, encoded by the coding sequence ATGAAAAAACTGTTTTTTTACCTAATTGGATTTGTAATACTGGCTTCGCAGTCGTCGTGCGGCTACAACACCATGGTGCAGAAAGATGAAACTGTGGAATCGCAGTGGGCAAACGTACAGAACGCCTATCAACGCCGTGCTGACCTGGTGCCCAACCTGGTGAATACTGTAAAAGGAGCTGCCAACTTTGAGCGTGAAACACTTACAGATGTAATAGAGGCACGTGCCAAGGCCACCAGCGTAAACATCAGCCCTGATAACCTTACACCAGAGAACATACAGCAGTTTCAGCAGGCGCAGGGTGAACTGAGTGGTGCACTTAGCAGATTATTGGTATCTGTAGAGCGGTACCCTGAGCTAAAGGCTAACCAGAACTTCCTTGAACTGCAGGCACAGTTGGAAGGCACAGAAAACCGCATTGCAGTAGAGCGGCGCAAGTTTAACGAAGCTGTACAAGACTACAATTCCTATATCCGCTCCTTCCCGCGTAACTTCATAGCCGGCATGTTCGATTTTGAGCGGAAAGGCTACTTCGAGGCCGAAGCCGGTGCACAACAAGCTCCCACGGTTGAGTTTTAA
- a CDS encoding 2OG-Fe(II) oxygenase produces the protein MIEELEEKMLQKFEQIADRLSDKGYAIVDNFLEPQEVRNLLNVLTHHQEQGTFKKAGIGTADQFTVDREVRGDYIRWIEPSEALPPTQVFLDRMDEVMRYINRTCFLGLKDYEFHFTMYPPGTVYQRHIDQFKENDHRRLSFICYLNEDWLPEHGGNLRLYLPQEDGSEEEVDIHPIAGRLACFRADMIPHEVLVASRHRYSLTGWMLDQLNELTFL, from the coding sequence ATGATTGAGGAGTTGGAAGAGAAAATGCTGCAAAAGTTTGAGCAAATTGCAGACAGACTCTCGGATAAAGGATACGCCATTGTTGACAATTTTCTGGAGCCACAGGAGGTGCGCAACCTGCTAAACGTGCTGACGCACCACCAGGAACAGGGCACGTTTAAGAAAGCTGGCATCGGTACCGCCGACCAGTTTACGGTAGACAGAGAAGTACGCGGCGACTACATTCGTTGGATCGAACCATCGGAGGCCTTACCGCCTACACAAGTATTTCTGGACCGCATGGACGAAGTAATGCGCTACATTAACCGCACCTGCTTTTTGGGCCTGAAGGATTACGAGTTCCACTTCACAATGTACCCTCCGGGTACTGTATACCAGCGCCACATCGATCAGTTTAAAGAAAACGATCACCGCCGCCTTTCCTTTATCTGTTATTTAAACGAGGACTGGCTGCCAGAGCATGGCGGAAACCTGCGTTTATACTTGCCGCAGGAGGATGGGTCTGAAGAAGAGGTAGATATACATCCGATTGCAGGTCGCTTGGCATGCTTCCGCGCAGATATGATTCCGCATGAGGTACTCGTGGCCTCCCGCCACCGCTATAGCCTCACCGGCTGGATGCTGGACCAACTGAATGAACTGACGTTTTTGTAG
- a CDS encoding sigma-54-dependent transcriptional regulator, producing MPKILLIDDDPAFCLMLRSFLQRQQYEVATAYTANDGLRHLKASSFDLILTDFRLPDKDGLELLTQIRVLTQEVPVILMTTYADIRTAVKAIKMGAFEYITKPINPDETLLVIQNALSKKADADKEVTSAAPAGSLQFVRGQSKQAEQIEEFISLVAPTNLSVIIEGESGTGKEYVARMIHQQSKRAEKPFVAIDCGALSKELAGSELFGYVKGAFTGALKDKEGQFEAAEGGTLFLDEIGNLPYEVQVKLLRALQERKVRKLGSTTDQDVDVRVLAATNEDLVQAVSNGQFREDLYHRLNEFKINIPALRDRDGDVVLFADHFLQQANRELEKNVEGFDVTAEEALLKYNWPGNLRELKNVVKRAVLLAKSEFVTLQELPSEITHYTPASSQQASVSYTSAADPMETDLKSINERTEREMILTMLERVKYNKSKAARLLNIDRKTLYNKLKLYNIEI from the coding sequence ATGCCAAAGATACTTCTGATAGATGACGATCCAGCTTTTTGCTTGATGCTGAGGAGCTTTTTACAGCGCCAACAGTATGAGGTGGCAACAGCCTATACTGCAAACGATGGACTGCGGCACCTAAAGGCATCATCTTTCGACTTAATCCTGACAGACTTTCGCTTGCCTGATAAAGATGGCTTAGAACTGCTAACGCAGATCCGTGTGCTAACACAGGAGGTGCCTGTTATCTTGATGACTACCTATGCCGATATCCGGACAGCGGTAAAAGCCATCAAAATGGGAGCCTTTGAGTATATCACCAAGCCTATCAACCCTGATGAGACACTGCTGGTGATACAGAATGCGCTAAGCAAGAAAGCAGATGCTGATAAAGAGGTAACATCAGCTGCACCTGCAGGTAGCCTACAGTTTGTGCGGGGCCAGAGCAAGCAGGCAGAACAGATAGAAGAATTCATCAGCTTGGTTGCTCCTACTAATTTATCTGTAATTATAGAAGGTGAAAGTGGTACGGGTAAGGAGTATGTTGCCCGTATGATACACCAGCAAAGTAAACGCGCAGAAAAGCCTTTTGTGGCCATCGACTGTGGAGCCTTATCTAAGGAGTTGGCTGGAAGTGAGCTGTTTGGGTATGTGAAAGGTGCCTTTACCGGTGCACTGAAAGATAAAGAAGGACAGTTTGAGGCAGCTGAAGGCGGTACCTTGTTCCTGGATGAGATAGGAAACCTGCCGTATGAAGTACAGGTTAAGCTGCTGCGAGCGCTTCAGGAGCGAAAGGTGCGCAAACTAGGCAGTACCACTGACCAGGATGTGGATGTGCGTGTATTGGCTGCTACCAACGAGGACTTGGTGCAGGCCGTGTCTAACGGGCAGTTCCGCGAAGACCTATACCATCGCCTGAACGAATTCAAAATCAATATACCTGCCCTTCGCGACCGGGACGGAGATGTTGTGCTGTTTGCAGATCATTTTCTGCAGCAGGCAAACCGTGAGTTGGAGAAAAATGTAGAAGGCTTTGATGTGACAGCGGAAGAAGCGCTGCTCAAGTACAACTGGCCTGGTAACCTGCGCGAACTGAAGAATGTGGTTAAACGTGCTGTGCTGTTAGCCAAGTCAGAGTTCGTTACGCTACAGGAGCTGCCATCTGAAATTACACATTATACTCCTGCTTCCTCTCAACAGGCTTCTGTGTCTTACACCAGCGCTGCGGACCCAATGGAGACAGACCTTAAAAGTATAAACGAACGCACAGAGCGTGAGATGATCCTGACGATGCTGGAGCGCGTGAAATACAATAAATCCAAAGCAGCGCGCCTGTTAAACATAGACCGCAAAACACTCTACAACAAGCTAAAACTTTATAACATAGAAATATAA
- a CDS encoding prolyl oligopeptidase family serine peptidase, which translates to MKKTTVLLLAGSLTAVSACKSTQNDTTATGMTTETTTTASAQTETNLNYPDTKKVDHVDDYFGTKVADPYRWQETHDEQLDEWIAQQNEVTQGYLSSIDFRDNIKKRLTEIWNYPKYGAPFKEGGKYYFFKNDGLQNQSVLYVQESLEAEPKVFFDPNKLSNDGTVALTSLSFSKDGKYLAYGTSSGGSDWNTYHVMETATGKKLDDQIDWVKFSSPSWSGNGFFYSRYDAPTEGNKLANKNEYHKVYYHQIGTPQSQDQLVYEDKQNALRNFYGQTTDDERFLILNVSEGASGANALYYKDLKDAKSTIKSIVDNFENEYNVVDNFGDQLLVMTNKNAPRYCLVMIDPKKPQEQNWKVVVPESENVIQGVSAVGGRIIVTYMKDATSQVVVYDQKGKQLNTVELPTLGTVGGFNGKQSDKEVFFTFTSFTYPPTIYRYDVANNKVTQFRKTEVNIDTGAFETKQVFYTSKDGTKVPMFIVHKKGLKLDGTNPTYLYAYGGFNVSMTPSFSIANMLWLENGGVYAMPNLRGGGEYGEEWHKAGMTPNKQNVFDDFISAAEYLIDQKYTSSEKLAVAGGSNGGLLVGAFMTQRPELAKVALPAVGVMDMLRFHKFTIGWAWVPEYGSSDNEAQFKNLYAFSPLHNIKEGVKYPATLVKTADHDDRVVPAHSFKFISELQDKGAPGSPYLIRVDVRAGHGAGKPTSLVIQEYADTYAFIYKNMGVNPYAQNQ; encoded by the coding sequence ATGAAAAAGACAACTGTACTACTGCTTGCCGGGAGCCTTACGGCTGTGTCGGCTTGCAAATCAACACAAAACGATACAACTGCCACTGGCATGACGACAGAAACAACAACTACTGCCTCTGCGCAGACAGAAACAAACCTTAATTATCCAGATACCAAGAAAGTAGATCACGTTGACGATTACTTCGGCACTAAGGTAGCTGACCCATATCGTTGGCAGGAGACGCACGACGAGCAGCTGGACGAGTGGATCGCGCAGCAGAATGAGGTAACACAGGGCTACCTAAGCTCGATCGACTTCCGCGACAACATCAAGAAGCGCTTGACCGAAATCTGGAATTATCCAAAGTACGGCGCTCCATTTAAAGAGGGTGGTAAGTATTACTTCTTTAAGAACGATGGCCTGCAGAACCAGAGCGTGCTGTATGTGCAGGAGAGCCTGGAGGCAGAGCCAAAAGTGTTTTTCGACCCGAACAAGCTGAGTAACGACGGTACAGTAGCTCTAACGTCCCTTTCCTTCTCCAAAGATGGCAAATATCTAGCCTACGGTACCTCCAGCGGTGGCTCCGATTGGAACACTTACCATGTAATGGAAACGGCCACCGGCAAAAAGCTGGACGATCAGATAGACTGGGTAAAGTTCTCTAGCCCGAGCTGGAGTGGCAATGGCTTCTTCTACAGCCGCTACGATGCCCCTACTGAGGGTAACAAGCTGGCTAATAAGAACGAGTACCACAAAGTATACTACCACCAAATCGGCACGCCGCAGAGCCAGGACCAGCTGGTATACGAGGATAAGCAGAACGCACTGCGCAACTTCTACGGCCAAACTACAGATGATGAGCGCTTCCTGATCCTGAATGTGTCGGAAGGAGCCAGCGGTGCCAATGCGTTATACTATAAAGACTTGAAGGATGCGAAGTCAACGATCAAATCAATTGTAGATAACTTCGAAAATGAGTATAACGTGGTGGATAACTTCGGCGATCAGCTGCTGGTGATGACGAACAAGAACGCACCGCGCTATTGCCTGGTGATGATCGACCCGAAAAAGCCGCAGGAGCAGAACTGGAAGGTTGTAGTTCCGGAGTCGGAGAACGTGATACAGGGCGTGTCTGCCGTGGGAGGCCGCATCATCGTGACTTACATGAAAGACGCCACCAGCCAGGTTGTGGTGTACGACCAGAAAGGTAAGCAGCTGAATACAGTAGAGCTGCCAACGCTTGGAACAGTGGGGGGCTTTAACGGCAAGCAAAGCGATAAAGAAGTGTTCTTCACCTTCACGTCCTTTACTTACCCGCCAACCATTTACCGCTATGATGTAGCCAATAACAAGGTAACACAGTTCCGCAAAACAGAAGTGAATATAGACACAGGCGCTTTTGAGACGAAGCAGGTATTTTATACTTCCAAAGATGGTACGAAAGTGCCGATGTTCATTGTGCACAAGAAAGGCCTGAAGCTGGACGGCACAAACCCAACTTACCTGTATGCTTATGGTGGTTTTAATGTGTCCATGACGCCGAGCTTCAGTATTGCTAACATGCTGTGGCTGGAGAATGGTGGCGTGTATGCCATGCCGAACCTGCGTGGTGGTGGCGAGTATGGCGAGGAGTGGCACAAAGCCGGGATGACACCGAACAAGCAAAACGTATTCGACGACTTTATCTCTGCAGCCGAGTACCTGATCGACCAGAAGTATACTTCCTCTGAAAAACTGGCCGTGGCCGGTGGTTCTAACGGTGGTTTGCTGGTAGGTGCCTTCATGACGCAGCGCCCTGAGCTGGCTAAAGTTGCCCTGCCTGCTGTAGGTGTAATGGACATGCTGCGCTTCCACAAGTTTACTATTGGCTGGGCGTGGGTACCAGAGTATGGCTCATCAGATAATGAAGCGCAGTTCAAGAACCTGTATGCTTTCTCGCCTCTGCACAACATCAAAGAAGGTGTGAAGTATCCGGCTACACTTGTTAAAACCGCTGACCACGACGACCGCGTAGTGCCGGCACATTCGTTCAAGTTCATCTCTGAGCTGCAGGACAAAGGTGCTCCGGGTAGTCCGTACCTAATCCGTGTAGATGTGCGTGCAGGTCATGGTGCCGGTAAGCCTACTTCGCTGGTGATTCAGGAGTATGCTGATACTTATGCCTTTATTTATAAGAACATGGGCGTAAACCCATATGCGCAAAACCAATAA
- a CDS encoding TPM domain-containing protein, whose translation MKHVFLFLHLCFLSLSALAQSNDFPPKPNRLVNDYADMLTPQEEQALEQKLRNYADTTSTQIAVALLSSIGGYDPNQYAAELGERWGVGSGEFDNGLVILVAKEERTVTIQTGYGLEEYIPDAIAKRITERTLKPAFSQGQFYQGLDQATTLVIELASGAYQADPSQIGRDGGSGPSLFFIIIIVLLVVFILSRMGGGGRGGRGGRRYARTFGGPIIVPGGFGTFRSGGGIFGGGGGFGGGGGGFGGFGGGSFGGGGASSSW comes from the coding sequence ATGAAGCACGTATTTCTTTTTCTGCACCTCTGTTTTCTTAGCCTTTCCGCTTTAGCACAGAGCAACGACTTTCCGCCTAAGCCTAACCGCCTTGTAAACGACTATGCGGATATGCTTACTCCGCAGGAAGAACAAGCCCTGGAGCAAAAGCTGCGAAACTACGCCGACACCACCTCTACCCAAATTGCGGTGGCATTGCTTTCTTCCATAGGAGGCTATGACCCAAACCAATATGCCGCAGAGCTTGGTGAACGTTGGGGCGTGGGTTCTGGTGAGTTTGACAATGGACTTGTAATTCTAGTGGCGAAGGAGGAGCGCACAGTTACCATACAAACCGGCTATGGATTAGAAGAGTATATCCCTGATGCCATTGCCAAGCGTATCACAGAGCGAACACTGAAGCCTGCCTTTTCGCAAGGGCAGTTTTACCAGGGCCTCGACCAAGCTACCACGTTGGTGATAGAGCTCGCCAGCGGTGCATACCAAGCTGATCCTTCCCAGATCGGCAGGGACGGAGGTTCTGGACCTTCGCTATTCTTTATCATCATAATTGTGCTCCTGGTGGTTTTTATACTTTCCAGGATGGGAGGCGGAGGAAGAGGCGGCCGCGGTGGCAGACGCTACGCTCGCACGTTTGGCGGCCCTATTATCGTGCCTGGTGGCTTTGGCACCTTCCGCTCAGGCGGCGGCATATTTGGTGGTGGAGGCGGCTTCGGCGGAGGTGGTGGAGGCTTTGGTGGCTTCGGCGGGGGTTCCTTCGGAGGCGGCGGAGCTAGCAGCAGTTGGTAG
- a CDS encoding sugar phosphate nucleotidyltransferase, with translation MKAVIPVAGVGSKLRPHTHTQPKSLVPVADNTILGHIIDKLLEAGITDFVFIIGYLGEKVERYVRQKYPQVQAEFVVQEPREGLGHALWVARHTFEQEESVLIMLGDAIVDVDLNDIIEAPYSVLGVKKVAKPSLFGVTEMGSDDFVVKVVEKPKIPKSNFALVGLYKIMQPQKLITSLEHIISEDLRTQGEYHLTDALMHMIKSGEKMVPWSVDHWFDCGRKETLLQANATLLSRPSFRSRDYSQMCPGCIIIPPVSIGEGCTITNSIIGPNVAIGDNTTITNSILSNSIIGSFSELRFAVMQDSIIGSDASFKGFSHSLNIGDSTEINFGQ, from the coding sequence ATGAAAGCAGTTATACCTGTAGCAGGCGTTGGTTCTAAACTTCGGCCACACACGCACACGCAGCCAAAATCGCTGGTGCCTGTGGCTGATAATACTATACTTGGGCACATCATCGACAAATTGCTTGAGGCAGGTATAACCGACTTTGTTTTTATAATTGGCTACCTAGGTGAGAAAGTGGAGCGTTACGTGCGGCAAAAGTACCCGCAGGTACAAGCAGAATTTGTAGTGCAGGAGCCCCGTGAAGGATTAGGACATGCACTTTGGGTAGCCCGCCACACATTTGAGCAGGAAGAGAGTGTGCTGATTATGCTTGGAGATGCCATTGTGGATGTGGATCTGAATGATATCATAGAAGCACCCTATTCGGTGTTGGGCGTGAAAAAGGTGGCAAAGCCGTCTTTGTTCGGAGTAACAGAAATGGGTAGCGACGATTTTGTGGTGAAGGTTGTGGAGAAACCAAAGATCCCGAAGTCTAACTTTGCGCTGGTGGGGCTCTACAAAATTATGCAGCCGCAGAAACTGATTACTTCGCTGGAGCACATCATATCAGAAGACCTGCGTACGCAAGGCGAATATCATTTGACTGATGCTTTGATGCACATGATCAAGAGCGGAGAAAAGATGGTGCCCTGGAGTGTAGACCATTGGTTTGACTGTGGCCGAAAAGAAACACTGTTGCAAGCCAACGCTACGCTGCTTAGCCGTCCAAGCTTCCGTAGCCGCGACTACAGCCAAATGTGCCCTGGCTGCATTATCATACCTCCAGTGAGCATTGGAGAGGGATGTACGATCACTAACTCCATTATCGGGCCTAACGTCGCCATCGGCGACAATACCACCATCACTAACTCCATACTTAGCAACTCCATCATCGGGTCCTTCTCCGAGCTTCGCTTTGCCGTAATGCAAGACTCCATCATCGGTAGCGACGCCTCCTTCAAAGGCTTCAGCCATAGCCTTAACATTGGCGACAGCACTGAAATTAACTTTGGACAGTAG
- a CDS encoding TPM domain-containing protein, with translation MPRDTITPADEQKIMAAIQEAEQKTSGEIRVHVESNCEGDVLDRATEVFAELHMHQTELRNGVLFYVALEDHQFAVLGDAGINSTVPDHFWEDITAEVIKHFKQKKYAEGLARGIRMAGEQLQAHFPYDRHGDTNELSDDVSFGD, from the coding sequence ATGCCTAGAGACACTATTACACCGGCTGACGAGCAGAAGATAATGGCAGCCATACAGGAGGCAGAGCAGAAGACCTCAGGTGAGATACGGGTACATGTAGAGAGTAACTGCGAAGGCGATGTACTTGACCGCGCTACCGAGGTGTTTGCTGAGCTGCACATGCACCAGACAGAGCTACGCAATGGTGTATTGTTCTACGTAGCTCTGGAAGACCACCAGTTTGCTGTGCTGGGCGATGCAGGAATCAACTCTACTGTGCCCGATCATTTCTGGGAAGACATCACAGCAGAAGTTATCAAGCATTTTAAACAGAAGAAGTATGCCGAGGGCTTAGCCCGTGGTATACGCATGGCCGGCGAACAACTACAGGCCCATTTCCCTTACGATCGCCACGGCGACACTAACGAACTGAGCGACGATGTTTCGTTCGGAGACTAA
- a CDS encoding ATP-binding protein, producing the protein MKIFGDSIKTKVIVGFTLALSIVAAAIYLTYTSFTKLLDSVEVLSQPNQKLVELQQTLSTIASAESAIRAYTLTTNEKHFKAYRSHLDTIQSQIDSLEHRMQGSPRELAQVDSVAALLQQKQKSLDLYVALKKQQKEHTYSSKAMRQIASTAEHKPLSTTIRQRTTTTISDRLNMNGINEEGIQPVEPQPAEEKEDKRGFLGKIFSKKEKPQKELPPPPKVIVPQLHVEQEVEIDTSTAAVPVAPLNQVRRILHNVQREADAHAQQLQAKELALLQQDKQIMDQVRAMIHELERHEKEKAIISSTKAREVAQETSTIMLAIGILGLGSGIAFILVILRDLTRSNNYKSRLIQAQKEAVKLARAKEAFVANMSHEMRTPLNVVLGFTQQLRHTPLQPQQAEHLQAIDGAGQHLLHIVNDVLDLSKMEAGKLQINRTAFSLRQLLKQVEQAFALKAFSKSVHFICRTETTIPDNLTADALRLKQVLFNLVDNAIKFTHQGQVLVDVKLRSQRRNRVVVSLSVTDTGIGIPQEQLQHVFGEFNQADDSILRKYGGTGLGLPISKKLVEMQGGTLSVSSVHNEGTTFTIVLPMQISQEEVPAPPAETVPVPCAFKGFKALVVDDDAYSRTLCNLILTRWGMQVYLANDGQEALELVHQHSFDIVLTDIQLPGMSGKTVARNIRKIDKQVPIIALTANIMSNDPGFFKNSAITGHILKPFTEQELHQKLAAALPAEPVISDIATTEPAEQNTSNLAPVASESTTALYDLSEMRLFTGDDHQALADVVEVLVQDQEQNLQHLQQAADEQDWEKAGNMAHKMLTPFKHLKAHTITPHLLQLEQVLHTNHQDEVVLQQSVTEAYPQVQKVLQALQKELESIRAMAEQPVE; encoded by the coding sequence ATGAAGATTTTTGGGGACAGCATCAAAACCAAGGTAATAGTAGGCTTTACACTAGCACTTAGCATTGTGGCGGCGGCTATCTACCTTACTTATACCAGCTTTACAAAACTTCTAGACTCTGTAGAGGTGCTTTCTCAGCCCAACCAGAAACTAGTAGAGTTGCAGCAAACGCTGTCTACCATTGCCTCAGCCGAAAGTGCCATCCGTGCCTATACACTTACCACTAACGAAAAGCATTTTAAGGCGTACCGAAGCCACCTCGACACGATCCAGAGCCAAATAGATTCTCTGGAGCATCGTATGCAGGGGAGCCCTAGGGAATTGGCACAAGTAGACTCTGTAGCAGCTCTGTTACAGCAAAAACAGAAGAGCCTAGACCTTTATGTAGCGCTTAAAAAGCAGCAGAAAGAGCATACTTACTCCAGTAAGGCTATGCGCCAGATTGCTTCTACTGCCGAGCATAAGCCACTCTCTACAACCATTCGCCAACGCACTACCACTACTATCTCCGATCGCCTCAACATGAACGGCATCAACGAGGAAGGTATTCAGCCAGTTGAGCCACAGCCAGCGGAGGAGAAAGAAGATAAACGTGGCTTCTTGGGTAAGATCTTCTCTAAGAAAGAGAAGCCGCAGAAGGAGCTTCCGCCGCCACCAAAAGTTATAGTGCCGCAGCTCCATGTAGAACAGGAAGTGGAAATAGATACGAGTACCGCCGCTGTTCCGGTAGCTCCACTTAACCAGGTGCGCCGCATCCTGCACAATGTACAGCGTGAGGCTGATGCCCATGCGCAACAACTGCAGGCAAAGGAATTGGCCTTACTGCAGCAGGATAAGCAGATAATGGATCAGGTACGTGCCATGATACATGAGCTCGAGCGCCATGAAAAGGAGAAGGCCATCATCAGCTCTACAAAGGCTCGTGAGGTGGCACAGGAAACATCCACCATCATGCTTGCTATAGGTATATTAGGATTAGGCAGCGGTATTGCTTTCATCCTTGTTATCCTTCGCGACCTGACACGCAGCAATAACTACAAATCAAGGCTAATACAAGCGCAGAAAGAAGCTGTGAAGCTGGCCCGTGCCAAAGAGGCTTTTGTGGCTAACATGAGCCATGAGATGCGAACACCACTAAACGTAGTGTTGGGCTTTACACAGCAGCTACGCCACACACCATTGCAACCTCAGCAGGCTGAGCATCTGCAAGCAATAGACGGTGCCGGCCAACACCTGCTGCATATTGTTAACGACGTGCTGGACCTTTCTAAAATGGAAGCTGGCAAGCTGCAAATCAACCGCACAGCATTTAGCCTGCGCCAATTGCTGAAGCAAGTAGAACAAGCATTCGCTCTTAAGGCTTTCAGCAAGAGCGTCCATTTCATTTGCCGCACAGAAACAACCATTCCTGATAACCTAACTGCTGATGCACTACGCCTGAAGCAGGTGCTTTTCAACTTAGTAGATAACGCTATCAAGTTTACGCACCAGGGGCAGGTATTAGTGGATGTAAAGCTGCGCAGCCAGCGACGTAACCGCGTAGTAGTAAGTTTATCCGTAACAGATACAGGCATTGGCATACCTCAGGAGCAGCTACAACATGTGTTCGGGGAGTTTAACCAAGCCGACGACTCTATACTCCGTAAGTATGGCGGCACCGGCCTAGGCCTACCTATCAGCAAAAAATTGGTAGAAATGCAGGGTGGTACACTCTCGGTAAGTAGCGTGCATAATGAGGGCACAACCTTTACTATTGTACTTCCGATGCAGATCTCGCAGGAAGAAGTTCCCGCACCTCCTGCCGAGACAGTACCGGTACCTTGTGCTTTCAAGGGCTTTAAAGCACTTGTAGTGGATGACGATGCATATAGCCGTACGCTCTGTAACTTGATCCTAACCCGCTGGGGTATGCAGGTATATTTGGCAAATGATGGGCAGGAAGCACTGGAGCTAGTACACCAGCACTCGTTTGATATTGTACTAACGGATATTCAGTTGCCGGGCATGAGCGGGAAAACGGTTGCCCGTAATATTCGCAAGATTGATAAACAGGTGCCGATTATCGCACTTACAGCCAATATCATGAGCAACGATCCTGGCTTCTTTAAGAACTCTGCTATTACAGGGCATATCCTAAAGCCATTTACAGAGCAGGAATTACACCAAAAGTTAGCAGCGGCACTTCCGGCAGAACCTGTTATTTCGGACATAGCAACCACTGAGCCTGCTGAACAGAATACAAGTAATTTGGCGCCAGTTGCTTCTGAGAGCACTACTGCCCTGTATGACCTAAGCGAGATGCGTTTATTTACAGGAGACGATCATCAGGCTTTAGCCGATGTAGTTGAGGTGTTGGTGCAGGACCAGGAGCAGAACCTGCAGCACTTACAGCAGGCAGCAGATGAACAGGATTGGGAAAAGGCAGGCAATATGGCGCACAAAATGCTTACGCCCTTTAAGCACCTAAAGGCTCATACTATCACGCCTCACCTACTGCAACTCGAGCAGGTGCTACATACAAACCACCAAGATGAGGTCGTACTGCAGCAAAGCGTAACAGAGGCATACCCACAGGTACAAAAGGTGCTACAGGCACTGCAAAAGGAATTAGAAAGTATAAGGGCTATGGCTGAGCAACCAGTTGAGTAG